One window of the Rhizorhabdus dicambivorans genome contains the following:
- a CDS encoding VOC family protein, with amino-acid sequence MTVELNHSIIWCRDKRASADFLAGMLGRPAPVPFHHFLVVDLDNGVSIDFMEKEGPVAPQHYAFLVDEESFDAILGRLRERGLDHWADPARSQPGRINHFGGGRGVYFTDPDEHLLEAITRPYPRD; translated from the coding sequence ATGACGGTCGAACTCAACCACAGCATCATCTGGTGCCGCGACAAGCGGGCTTCGGCGGATTTCCTCGCCGGGATGCTGGGCCGGCCCGCTCCCGTGCCCTTCCATCATTTCCTGGTGGTCGACTTGGACAACGGCGTGTCGATCGATTTCATGGAGAAGGAGGGGCCGGTCGCGCCCCAGCATTATGCCTTCCTGGTCGACGAGGAGAGCTTCGACGCGATCCTCGGGCGCCTCCGGGAAAGAGGCCTCGACCACTGGGCCGATCCGGCGCGCAGCCAGCCGGGCCGGATCAACCATTTTGGCGGCGGGCGCGGCGTCTATTTCACCGATCCGGACGAGCATCTGCTGGAGGCGATCACCCGCCCTTATCCGCGGGATTGA
- the trpC gene encoding indole-3-glycerol phosphate synthase TrpC — MSNKLTEICDTKREHVARAKAATSFAELSARARAADAPRGFRAALDARAAAGGYGLIAEIKKASPSKGLIRSDFDPPAHARAYEAAGAACLSVLTDVPYFQGHDDYLVQARAACALPALRKDFMVDPWQVTEARALGADAILIIVAALDDGEMAEIEAAAIEHGMDVLVEVHDAAELERAIRLKSRLIGVNNRDLRDFSIDLNRTYELVGNAPAGCTFVAESGLGSKADLDAMAEHGVRCFLVGESLMRQDDVAAATRRLLTGA; from the coding sequence ATGAGCAACAAGCTGACCGAGATCTGCGACACCAAGCGCGAGCATGTCGCCCGGGCGAAGGCCGCGACGAGCTTCGCCGAGCTGAGCGCGCGCGCCAGGGCGGCCGATGCGCCGCGCGGCTTCCGCGCCGCGCTCGACGCCAGGGCGGCGGCGGGCGGCTATGGCCTGATCGCCGAGATCAAGAAGGCGTCGCCGTCCAAGGGGCTGATCCGCTCCGATTTCGATCCGCCCGCCCACGCCCGCGCCTATGAGGCGGCGGGCGCCGCCTGCCTGTCGGTGCTGACCGACGTCCCCTATTTCCAGGGTCATGACGATTATCTGGTGCAGGCGCGCGCCGCCTGCGCACTGCCGGCGCTGCGCAAGGACTTCATGGTCGATCCCTGGCAGGTGACCGAGGCGCGCGCGCTGGGCGCCGACGCGATCCTGATCATCGTCGCCGCGCTGGACGATGGCGAAATGGCCGAGATCGAGGCCGCCGCCATCGAGCATGGCATGGACGTGCTGGTCGAGGTCCACGACGCGGCCGAACTGGAGCGCGCGATCAGGCTGAAATCGCGGCTGATCGGGGTGAACAACCGCGACCTGCGGGACTTTTCGATCGATCTCAACCGCACCTATGAGCTGGTCGGCAACGCGCCCGCCGGCTGCACCTTCGTCGCCGAGAGCGGGCTCGGTTCCAAGGCCGATCTCGACGCGATGGCCGAACATGGCGTCCGCTGCTTCCTGGTCGGCGAGAGCCTGATGCGCCAGGACGATGTGGCGGCCGCCACGCGCAGGCTGCTGACCGGGGCATGA
- a CDS encoding ComEC/Rec2 family competence protein — protein MAGAARRIEAVLEAERDQLALWLPVALGAGIALWLALPRPAGWYAAMALLGGVALLGLAVGPGTRLGRSLLAGGLVALAGLLLIWFRADWVASPRIDRPRVAEVAGRIEAVERLPARELVRLTIATDPGLLLPPRLRLNIDEADLAGPVVGGSRIVVRARLLPPAPPAVPGAYDYARAAWFAGIGATGKALDRPRIAAGEAGGFLLWLADARARLSQHIEARVAGASAGGIAASLATGDQGAIAEEDAEALRRAGLAHLLSVSGLHVSAVVGGVLLLTLRLLALSPALALRAPLLLIAAGAGAVAGIAYTLLSGAQVPTIRSCVAALLVLAGIAMGREAITLRLVATGALVVLLLWPEALAGPSFQLSFAAVTALVALLDHPRVAAFAARREERLAARWGRAIAVMLLSGLLIEAALAPIALFHFHKSGLYGAAANIVAIPLTTFVIMPLEALALLLDVAGLGGPAWWLASHALALLLWIAHRVADAPGSVAMLPTMAWGAFALMVAGGLWLALWRTKLRRWGLAPLAVGALWALASPAPDLLVTGDGRHVALALGDGRVALLRERTGDYMRGVLSEAAGVDAEPLPFDALMQARCSADLCLAEINRGGRRWRILATRSPYLVDWRRMTRACAAADIAISERRLPRGCNPRWLKIDRPLLARTGGLSVDLDRGRIDSVAAHVGQHPWSVFR, from the coding sequence CCGGCGGGCTGGTATGCGGCGATGGCGCTGCTCGGCGGGGTGGCTCTGCTGGGGCTCGCGGTCGGCCCCGGCACGCGGCTGGGCCGATCGTTGCTGGCGGGTGGGCTGGTCGCGCTCGCCGGGCTGCTGCTGATCTGGTTCCGCGCCGACTGGGTGGCCTCGCCGCGCATCGACCGGCCACGGGTCGCCGAGGTGGCGGGGCGGATCGAGGCGGTCGAGCGGCTGCCGGCGCGCGAACTGGTGCGGCTCACCATCGCCACCGATCCCGGCCTGCTGCTGCCCCCGCGCCTCCGGCTCAATATCGACGAGGCCGATCTGGCCGGGCCGGTCGTCGGCGGCAGCCGGATCGTGGTGCGCGCCCGCCTGCTGCCGCCCGCGCCGCCGGCGGTGCCGGGCGCCTATGATTATGCGCGCGCCGCCTGGTTCGCCGGCATCGGCGCCACCGGCAAGGCGCTCGACCGGCCGCGCATCGCGGCGGGCGAGGCGGGCGGTTTCCTGCTCTGGCTCGCCGACGCCCGCGCCCGCCTGTCGCAGCACATCGAGGCGCGGGTGGCCGGTGCCAGCGCGGGCGGGATCGCCGCCAGCCTGGCGACCGGCGACCAGGGCGCGATCGCCGAGGAGGATGCCGAGGCGCTCCGCCGCGCCGGTCTCGCCCATCTGCTCTCGGTATCGGGGCTGCACGTCTCCGCGGTGGTCGGCGGGGTGCTGCTGCTGACGCTCAGATTGCTGGCGCTGAGCCCGGCGCTGGCGCTACGCGCGCCGCTGCTGCTGATCGCGGCCGGCGCGGGGGCGGTCGCCGGTATCGCCTACACCCTCTTGTCGGGCGCGCAGGTGCCGACGATCCGATCCTGCGTCGCCGCGCTGCTGGTGCTGGCCGGGATCGCGATGGGGCGGGAAGCGATCACCCTGCGGCTCGTCGCGACCGGCGCGCTCGTTGTGCTGTTGCTCTGGCCCGAGGCGCTGGCGGGGCCGAGCTTCCAGCTCAGCTTCGCCGCTGTCACCGCGCTGGTCGCGCTGCTCGATCATCCCAGGGTCGCCGCCTTCGCCGCGCGGCGCGAGGAGCGGCTGGCGGCGCGCTGGGGCCGGGCGATCGCGGTGATGCTGCTCTCGGGCCTGCTGATCGAGGCCGCGCTGGCCCCGATCGCGCTGTTCCATTTCCACAAGTCAGGGCTGTACGGCGCCGCCGCCAATATCGTCGCGATCCCGCTCACCACCTTCGTCATCATGCCGCTGGAGGCGCTGGCGCTGCTGCTCGATGTGGCGGGGCTTGGCGGGCCGGCCTGGTGGCTCGCCTCCCATGCGCTCGCCCTGCTGCTGTGGATCGCGCACCGCGTCGCCGACGCGCCGGGATCGGTGGCGATGCTGCCGACCATGGCCTGGGGGGCCTTCGCGCTGATGGTGGCCGGCGGGCTGTGGCTGGCGCTGTGGCGCACGAAGCTGCGGCGCTGGGGGCTGGCGCCGCTTGCGGTGGGCGCGCTCTGGGCGCTGGCTTCGCCCGCGCCCGATCTGCTGGTGACGGGGGACGGCCGCCATGTCGCGCTGGCGCTCGGCGATGGCCGGGTGGCGCTGCTGCGCGAACGGACCGGCGATTATATGCGCGGGGTTCTGAGCGAGGCGGCCGGGGTCGATGCGGAACCGCTGCCGTTCGATGCGCTGATGCAGGCGCGCTGTTCGGCCGATCTGTGCCTGGCGGAAATCAACCGGGGCGGGCGGCGCTGGCGCATCCTCGCGACGCGCAGCCCCTATCTGGTCGACTGGCGCCGCATGACGCGGGCCTGCGCTGCTGCCGACATCGCGATCAGCGAACGCCGCCTGCCGCGCGGCTGCAACCCGCGCTGGCTGAAGATCGACCGGCCGCTGCTGGCGCGGACCGGCGGGCTTTCGGTCGATCTCGACCGGGGACGGATCGACAGCGTGGCGGCCCATGTCGGGCAGCACCCCTGGTCGGTGTTCCGCTAG
- the moaC gene encoding cyclic pyranopterin monophosphate synthase MoaC, producing MSDKLTHIDEDGAARMVDVSAKAETKRVAVAEGRILIAAQALEAIRAGSVKKGDVLAVARVAGIMAAKKTADLIPLCHPLPISGVTLDLAIEADGIRATASVTTTYTTGIEMEALTAVSVALLAVYDMAKALDKAMRIEGVRLLSKTGGKSGDWKAE from the coding sequence ATGAGCGACAAGCTCACCCATATCGACGAGGATGGCGCGGCCCGCATGGTCGACGTCTCCGCCAAGGCCGAGACGAAGCGCGTCGCCGTCGCCGAGGGCCGCATCCTGATCGCGGCACAGGCGCTGGAGGCGATCCGCGCCGGTTCGGTGAAGAAGGGCGACGTGCTCGCGGTCGCGCGGGTCGCGGGGATCATGGCGGCGAAGAAGACCGCCGACCTGATCCCGCTCTGCCACCCGCTGCCGATCTCGGGCGTCACCCTCGACCTCGCGATCGAGGCCGACGGCATCCGCGCCACCGCGTCGGTGACGACCACCTATACCACCGGCATCGAGATGGAGGCGCTGACCGCCGTCTCGGTGGCGCTGCTGGCCGTCTATGACATGGCCAAGGCGCTCGACAAAGCCATGCGGATCGAAGGGGTCCGGCTGCTGTCCAAGACCGGCGGCAAGTCGGGCGACTGGAAGGCGGAATAG
- a CDS encoding nuclear transport factor 2 family protein has product MLDRVSILAAVDDAYARRASGDKVALDAIWAPGAVFELVGRSPLMAATLPTGPAAAMDVVSTLVDRVRFHSFERLDAVVEGGQAAIRWHITASAPGGAPFEIELFDLWSFDEQYRATRLVQFTDTALLVDRIGGAALLA; this is encoded by the coding sequence ATGCTGGATCGGGTTTCGATACTCGCGGCCGTGGACGACGCCTATGCGCGGCGCGCCAGCGGCGACAAGGTGGCGCTCGATGCGATCTGGGCGCCGGGCGCGGTGTTCGAACTGGTCGGGCGATCCCCGCTGATGGCCGCCACCCTGCCCACCGGGCCGGCGGCGGCGATGGACGTGGTCTCCACGCTGGTCGACAGGGTCCGCTTCCACAGCTTCGAACGGCTCGACGCGGTGGTGGAGGGAGGCCAGGCCGCGATCCGCTGGCACATCACCGCTTCGGCGCCGGGCGGCGCTCCGTTCGAGATCGAGCTGTTCGATCTGTGGAGCTTCGACGAGCAATATCGCGCCACCCGGCTCGTCCAGTTCACCGATACCGCACTGCTGGTCGATCGGATCGGCGGCGCCGCGCTGCTGGCCTGA
- the lexA gene encoding transcriptional repressor LexA, translating into MLTRKQHDLLIFIHDRLAATGVSPSFEEMKEALDLKSKSGVHRLISALEERNFIRRLPNRARALEVLRMPETVAGKAAAPATKAKAPASAPVPQAANENVLEIPLHGRIAAGLPIEALEGQSSLSVPAALLGPGEHYALEVSGDSMVEAGILDGDYALIRRAQTARDGEIVVALIADHEATLKYFRKEGAMVRLDPANRSYDPQRYKPDQVQIQGKLAGLLRRY; encoded by the coding sequence ATGCTGACCCGCAAGCAACATGATCTGCTCATCTTCATTCATGACCGGCTGGCCGCGACCGGCGTGTCGCCCTCGTTCGAGGAGATGAAGGAGGCGCTCGACCTCAAGTCCAAGTCCGGCGTCCACCGGCTGATCAGCGCGCTCGAGGAGCGCAACTTCATCCGCCGCCTGCCCAACCGCGCCCGCGCGCTGGAGGTGCTGCGGATGCCGGAGACGGTGGCAGGCAAGGCCGCCGCGCCCGCGACCAAGGCGAAGGCCCCCGCCTCCGCCCCGGTGCCGCAGGCCGCGAACGAGAATGTGCTGGAGATTCCGCTGCACGGCCGCATCGCCGCCGGTCTGCCGATCGAGGCGCTGGAGGGGCAGAGCAGCCTGTCGGTTCCCGCCGCGCTGCTTGGCCCGGGCGAGCATTATGCGCTCGAGGTGTCGGGGGACTCGATGGTCGAGGCCGGCATCCTCGACGGCGACTATGCGCTGATCCGCCGCGCCCAGACCGCGCGCGACGGCGAGATCGTCGTCGCGCTGATCGCCGATCATGAGGCGACGCTCAAATATTTCCGCAAGGAAGGCGCGATGGTGCGGCTCGACCCGGCCAACCGCTCCTATGATCCGCAGCGCTACAAGCCCGATCAGGTCCAGATCCAGGGCAAGCTGGCAGGGCTGCTGCGGCGCTACTGA
- a CDS encoding molybdopterin molybdotransferase MoeA produces MALIPTAEAQARMFALKEALPVETVPLLDARGRYAAGDILSKRTQPALDLSAMDGYAIRFAERPGPWTVAGESAAGGGLGRALAPGEAARIFTGAPVPEGADSILIQEEAGRDGDSLTMTGEGPPRIGAHIRRKGSDFAEGDILIPAGAPIGAAAIALAASGGHGALPVRRRPRVAILSTGNELVPAGEPTTGALLPASNGPMLAALLAGTPAQVTDHGIIRDDLGLISAAFADLAGGADIIVTTGGASVGDHDLVLPALEQAGATIDFWKVRMKPGKPVMIGTLGGAIVLGLPGNPVSAFVTATLFLKPLIAHLLGSARPVPPPAAARLGEALPATGGRAEYLRGKWSRGLAVPTASQDSAGLAALVEAELLIVRESDSPALEAGADVEIIPLA; encoded by the coding sequence ATGGCGCTGATCCCGACGGCCGAGGCGCAGGCGCGGATGTTCGCGCTGAAGGAGGCGCTGCCCGTCGAGACCGTGCCGCTGCTCGACGCCCGTGGCCGCTATGCCGCCGGGGACATCCTGTCGAAGCGCACCCAGCCCGCGCTCGATCTGTCGGCGATGGACGGCTATGCGATCCGCTTCGCCGAACGCCCCGGCCCGTGGACCGTCGCGGGCGAAAGCGCGGCGGGCGGCGGCCTCGGCCGCGCGCTGGCGCCCGGCGAGGCGGCGCGCATCTTCACCGGCGCCCCGGTTCCCGAAGGGGCCGACAGCATCCTGATCCAGGAGGAGGCGGGCCGCGACGGCGACAGCCTGACCATGACCGGCGAGGGGCCGCCCCGGATCGGCGCGCATATCCGCCGCAAGGGCAGCGACTTCGCCGAGGGCGACATACTGATCCCGGCCGGTGCCCCGATCGGCGCGGCGGCGATCGCGCTGGCGGCGAGCGGCGGCCATGGCGCGCTTCCCGTGCGGCGGCGCCCGCGCGTCGCGATCCTCTCGACTGGCAACGAACTGGTGCCGGCGGGCGAACCCACGACCGGCGCGCTGCTCCCCGCCTCGAACGGGCCGATGCTCGCGGCGCTGCTGGCGGGCACCCCGGCGCAGGTCACCGACCATGGCATCATCCGCGACGATCTCGGCCTGATCAGTGCCGCCTTCGCCGATCTGGCGGGCGGCGCCGACATCATCGTCACCACCGGTGGCGCCTCGGTCGGCGACCATGACCTCGTCCTCCCCGCGCTGGAGCAGGCGGGCGCGACGATCGACTTCTGGAAGGTGCGGATGAAGCCGGGCAAGCCGGTGATGATCGGCACGCTGGGCGGGGCAATCGTGCTTGGCCTGCCCGGCAATCCGGTCTCGGCCTTCGTCACCGCGACATTGTTCCTGAAGCCGCTGATCGCGCATCTGCTGGGCAGCGCCCGGCCGGTTCCGCCCCCCGCCGCCGCCCGGCTGGGCGAAGCGCTGCCCGCGACCGGCGGCCGGGCCGAATATCTGCGCGGCAAATGGTCGCGGGGGCTGGCCGTCCCCACCGCCAGCCAGGACAGCGCCGGCCTCGCCGCGCTGGTCGAGGCGGAGCTGCTGATCGTCCGGGAATCGGACTCGCCGGCGCTGGAAGCGGGCGCCGATGTGGAGATCATTCCGCTCGCTTGA
- a CDS encoding DOPA 4,5-dioxygenase family protein — MTGPDAPYHAHIYFTASERPAAEALRDAFSRRADIVFVGAMTEGPAGPHPIPQYEVHFRVRSLPDIVPLIEAAGLRALVHPLTLDDLADHTSLGQWHGEPLDLDLTVLDPPGINRGLARFGRSDF; from the coding sequence ATGACCGGCCCGGATGCACCCTATCACGCGCACATCTATTTCACAGCGTCCGAACGTCCCGCCGCCGAAGCGCTGCGCGACGCCTTTTCGCGACGAGCGGACATAGTGTTCGTCGGCGCGATGACCGAAGGCCCCGCCGGGCCGCACCCGATCCCGCAATATGAAGTGCATTTCAGGGTGCGTTCGCTGCCCGACATCGTCCCGCTGATCGAGGCGGCGGGGCTGCGCGCTCTGGTCCATCCGCTGACGCTCGACGATCTCGCCGATCACACCAGCCTGGGGCAATGGCATGGCGAGCCGCTCGACCTCGACCTTACCGTGCTCGATCCGCCCGGCATCAACCGGGGGCTGGCCCGCTTCGGGCGCAGCGATTTCTAG